Within Bradymonas sediminis, the genomic segment GGCAGCGTGCTCACCGAAACCCTGGTCGTATTGCCGGTGGCGCTGGTCCTCATCATGGGGATCGCGCAATTGGCCCTGGTCAATATCACCGGGACGCTGGCCGATTTGGCGGTGATTCAATCCGCGCGCAGCGCCTGGGTCTGGATGCCCGAGGCGACCGAAGGCCGCTTCAACGTCGACCGCAGCCTGGTCGCCGAGAAAGCGCGCGTTCAGGCCGCGGCGGTCCTGGCCCCCACCGCATCCTCCGAATTCGGCAACTTCCGCCTGGGCGCTCACCCGGACTATACCAAGACCTTTCAAAAGACGATGGGCGCCATCTTTGGCACCCAGATCGAGGGCGGCGGCGGCAGCAATGTGGGCGCCTATGCCAGGGCGCGCGCCGAGCAAAAGCTGACCCCCGGGCTCAACACAACCCCCTCGGAATTCAGCTTCTTCCTGGCCTTCGACGCCTCGAAATTCGAAGATCGAACCGCACGTAAATTCTATAATGCATGGGCTCATACCGAGGTCGAATTAGCCGAAACCGGCGATCGAATCGGCGTAACAATGACCCATCACTATTTCGTCCTCATGCCACTGGTTGCTGGAATTTTCGGCGAGCATAAGCAAATAAATGGCAAACACGGCTATTTTTTGACGCTCGAACGAAAATACACGCTGCGCAAACAGGTGAAAGTCAATGCGAAGCTGCCGCTGCGCTAAAAATAGATGGCTCACACGGGGGATGAGTGACGGTCTGGCGCGCTTCAATCGCGACGACTCCGGCGCGATCTTGCTGCTGGGCCTGGCGGGCATCCTCATCCTGATGATGCTCGGCTGGGTTTTGTACGACACCGGCCAGGTCAGCCGCGACAAAATGGACGTGCAGACCGCCGCCGACACCGCCGCCTATAGCCAGGCCGCGGTGCGCGCCCGGGCGATGAATAACCTCGCCTACGCCAATATCGCCAAGCGCTCGGTGGTGGGGATTCACGCCCAATATTACTCCCTCTGGAAGGGCTATGAGAAATGGTACACCGACACCTGCCCGCCCGACCCCGAAGACGAAGCGGCGGTCACGCTCTGCGAAGAAAACGAGAAGATCTACGAGGCCGAGAAGGACGGGGATTATAAGATCTTTAAGGATAAAAATACCAAGGAGTATTACCTTCAGGATCTCATCGCCATCGACAATTATCAGCGCTACACCCACGCCTTTACCCCGTGGTGGGGTTGGGCCGAGGCGGTGCACCGCGCGGCCCGAAACGGCGCGACGATGGCCTCATCCTTCCCCTATCCGGCCAGCCAGGGCCCCCCGGGGCGCTATCCGCTGGTCAACGCCATCGGGGACCGCGTGCTCAACGAGGTCGGCTGGTCGCCGCTGGTTCGCCACACCAACCTGGTCGACACCCTGCCGGTGATGCTGGCAAGCCACGACATCAATTATGATGACGGCTATCACTTTATGCTCGAGAACGGCATGGGCCCCGAGCACAGCTTCTATAAGGACGAGCGCAACTTCAATAATGACGCGCACAAAGCCGCCTCCGAGGGCATGGCGGGCAGCCAAGACGTCCTGGACCACGCCTTTCAGTTCTTTCCGGGCATCATCCGAACCGAATCCAAAGACGCGTTCGGCAAACACGGTGAACCCTGGACCCTCTTCAACCCGGCCGAGCCGGCGCGCTGGAGCCTGCTGACCTCGAACCTGGTCTTCACCTACCGCCACGAAAAAGAGCTCTTCGGGGATATGCGCAATAAATACGGCTATATGAAGAAAGACTATAGCCTCGAGGACGAAGAGAAATACCGCTCCAGCGGCTATTGGGGCATGGCGCGCGCGGAGATGTCATTTCAGGGCGGCTTCCGCACCCCCGACCTGTGGCACCCGCGCTGGACCGCGCGCATGCGCCCGGTCGCGCTGCCTGGCGAGATGCAGAAGGTCGGCGTCGAGATGTCGAGCGTCTACCACGATATGCTCCCCTTCCTTGCGTTTAGCGGCATCCTCATCACCGGAAGCTCGTCGATCATCAACGAATCCTTTGATGACCTGGTCTTCATGGAACGCGCGACCCGCGCCCTCGGCCACTCAACCGTGGAGGGCATCACGAAATGAAACGACTCCAGTCGCTCAAAACCAAGCTGACCCGCCCGATGCGCAGATTTCTGGCCGATGAAGGCGGCGCGACGCTGACCGAGTTCATCATCACCTTGCCGATCTTTATCCTGATTTTTGCGGGCATCGCCAACCTGTCGCGCCTGAACACCGCGGTGGTGCGCACCAGCGGGGTCGCCTACGCCACGATGTGGGATAACGCGCTGGAGGTCCAAAAAGACACCGCGGGCATTCACACCTCGGTGGGCCACGCCGGCAGCGCCATCAAGGCGAATATGACCACCTACCGTGACAAACAAGAAGAGGACTACGTCCACCAGGTGGTGCGCCGTGAGACCAACGCCCAGGGCTCGGGCCTGGCCTCGAAGGGAACGCTCGGGGAGTCGGAGGCGCGGGTACGATCGACGCATAAGGAGATCAAACTTCGCTGGATCCACGCCGACGTGACCTCCAATATCCAGCCCATCGTGGGCGACTCGACCTACGGCAAACGCCTCTTCGACGATGGCTCATCAGCCCCGCGCGTCAGCTTTAACTCCAGCAACGGCTTCGGCACCGGCACCACCGGGCTCACCGGCTCCAAGCCCCGCCTGGCGCACGCGACCTCCGCGCATTACGGCGAAGAAATGGGCACCGACACCCAGACCGTGACGATCGCCGGGCAGCAATTCCATATCTATCAATATTATAACACGCTGGTGTCGCCGCGCTGGCAGCGCGAAGACGCCGCAGGTGTCGTGGCGCGCGGCGCCCTCAAGGGCATCTCGGCCTACGATAACCTGCTCGGTATCGCCGAGACTCAGCGCCTGACCAAGCAGTCCCAGACGGTCAATAAGATAAAGGGAGCGATGGAATGACACAGCAACGCAGCGCCCCAAAAACGTCGCGCGCGCGCCGACTCCTCTCGCTCACCGCCCTGCTCTTCGCCGGCGCCGGCCTGGTGGTCGTCGGGCTGAGCGCAACCGTCTGGGCCCCCGGCGACGGCGTGTCGGTCTCCCAGGCCAATATCCTCGACCTCTTTAGCGCCGACGCTAACCCCCAGGCCGGGTTCCAGCGCGCCCTCAAACACCTGGGCCACGAACCCCCCCGCGCCTTCGATATCAACGGCAATACGATCTATTTCTCGGTCAACCATATCGATAAAAAACCGATCGAGGTGCTCAAGCGCTACCAGGACGAATTCCATCACCAGAAGCTCAACTCCAAGAGCTATATTACCCTGGCCGACGCCGACACCCAGCAGGCCCGCCAGGATATGTTGACCGGCGGCATCATCCCCTCGCGCATCAGCGAGCAATATGTCGCCATGGGCGGCGGCCTGACCGGCAATCACGCCCGCACCCGCGAGGAACTCGCCGGGCTCGAAGCGCAATACCAGCGCGGCGATATCGCCAATAAGTTTAGCGCCTATCGCCACGTCGAGGCGTTCCAGAACCCCGGCGCCCGCTACACCACCGTAGTCGCGAGCTGGAGCGACGAGAAATTCGACTACCGCAAGATGCTCGCCGGCAGTCAGGTCCCGGGGCAAAACGTCGACCCGCGCATTCCGATCTGCCCGGGTTGCACCCGCTTGCAGCGATTTACCGACCTTGATCCCGAGGCCAACCATAGCGACCATATCTTTATCGGCACCTCCAGCGTGGACAAGATCCTCAGCTTTTACGAGCGCTCCTTGAGCGCGCGCGGATGGCAATTGGAGCCGGTCGCCGAGCTCCTACAGGACGCACATCGCGACGACCCCGCACTTTCCAACGCGCAAATGCTGCTCTATCGGCGCGAAGACGGCGCCCTGCGGCTCACGGTTTATCCCAACGGTCCACATAAGATCATCGCACATTTAACCCTGTCTGATGGCTGATTTAAGTCACCAAGTAGATACTCGAGGTTCAAAATGAATAGCGCGCGAACACATCGCTTAGCCCGCCTCTTACTCGGGGCCGCCTGCCTGCTCGCCCTCGCCGGCTGCGGAATGACCGACGACGAACCCGCCGCGGTCATCCCGCAGACCTCGGATATCTATGTGACCCAGGGTCAGGAGGTAAAAACCAAGGACATCAGTGGTTTTTGCAAGGTCCAAACCGACCGGGGCGAGAAGGAACTCCAGGAATATCTGGCCAACGTGGTCAGCTGCGAGGCCGCCTATAGCGCCGATATCGAGGCGCTTAAGGCCCAGGCCATCGCCGCGCGCTCGTTCGCGATGTATATCAACCACGGCCTGAAGCGCCCGCTGCGCTCAAGCCAGGCCGACCAGCACTACGCCTGCGGGCGCCCCATCCGCGCCCTCGCCCGCCAGGCCGTCAAAGAGACCGCCGGGGTCGTCGGCCAATATAATGGCACGCTGGTGCCGCTCTTCTACAAGGCCGGCTCCGAGCAACAGACCGCATCCTGCCGGGGCATCGGTGGCGGCGCCACCAACACCGAGCATTTTATCACCTATAACGAGGGCAAGCGCGGCAGCGCCGTCCAGGGCGCCTATGGCCAGCCCAGCAGCAACGACAACCGCGGCGATATGAGCCAATGGGGCGCGGTTTGCCTGGAGCGAAAGGGCAAAAAAGCGCTGGATATCCTGCGCTTTTATTACGGCGCCGACATCGAGACCGTCCAACTTCAGGGCTCCTGCATCGCCAATACGGTCGACGAAGCCGTGCTAACCGACGGCAGCGGCGCGGGCGCGCAAGAGTGTACCTCGACCACCGAGCGCCCCGATATCATCGAGCGCTCCGGCTGGGGCGCACGCCCGCCGCGCTCGCTGACCGGCAAGCACACGCCCAACCGCTTCGCCATTCACCACGCCGTGTCGCCCAATAACCTGTCGGTCTCGGGCGCCGAGCGCATCCGCGGCTTCCAGGACTACCATATGGACGGCCACGGCTGGCCCGATATCGGCTATCACTTCTTGATCGACCGTGACGGTAAAATCTACCGCGGCACCGCCGAAGACCGCATCGGTGCGCACGTCGGCGGGCAGAATACCGGCAACATCGGCATCAGCTTCCTGGGCCAATACCAGCCTCCCTCGGCGCTGGGAATCCCGGCCGCCGAGCCGACCGACGAGGCGCTTAAATCCGCCGGGAAGCTCATTCGCTACCTGGCCGACAAATATAATATCGACGTGAAGCGCTCGGTCGTGCAGGGTCACCGCGAGAACCCGGGCCAATCCACCTCCTGCCCGGGCGATTTGCTGCTCAATCAGATCCCCAAGATCATCACCTACGCCGGCTCCGACGTCCTCTGCGGCCGCCCCGAGCGCCCGCATGACGAGGTTCGTGACACCCCGAAATTCAACCTGGAGGCCACGAATTATAAATATATCAAGATCAAGGCCACCGCCGACACCCCGGCCCCCTACCCGCGCAGCGTCGGCGGGTTCGAGGTCGACTCGGTCTTCTTCCAAACCGACCGCAGCGCCCCGGCCGTCTATGCGTCTTCGGTCGCCAGCAGCTCCGACGACGTGACCGGCGCCAGCGGGGCGACCGGCCCGCCCAATAACGATAGCTGCGGCTCGCGCACCAGCAACGCCGCGGTGCTCGGCGTCGGCGAAGAGATCGTCCTAGGCTTCCCAAGCACCTTCAAAAGCGGCGCGGTGATCTCGGTCGTCCAGAACGAATTCAGCAGCATGGCCGGGTGCAACTCCGGCTATAGCGCCGAGGTCTGGGCCTCGCCCGACAAAGAGAATTGGGTCAAGATCGCCAGCGACATCTCCGGCAATATCTCCGGCCTGAGCGCCCCCGCGTCCAGCGTCCACTTCCAGACACCGCGCGACGGCGCGAGCTACGCCAGCGGCAACCTCAACCTCACCGTGGACGCCTCACCCGACGTCCAACACGTCGAGTATTTCATCGGCGGCCGCTCCATTGGCACCGGCACCGACTGGGATAGCTCCTTCCGCCTGGCCCACCTGCTTGAGGGCGAAGGCACCTATAAAATCACCGCCCGCGCGGTCGGCAGCGACGGACAGACCGTGGCCACCGACACCGTCACCATCACGCTGAGCGACGCGTTCCGCTTCTCCAGCCCGCGCCCCGGCCCGGCCGGCATGTCGGCCCTGGCCCCCAAGGACGCCACCTTCAAGGTGATCGGCGGGCCCTCCGAGATCGTCACCGTCATCTACGAGTCCGACGGCTATAACGTCGGCGAGTCCTCGCAGCGCTCAAGTGACTTCCGGGTCGCCTACTCCTTTGACAACCTCAGCGGCACCGACGGCTTCCGGCGCATCATCGCCTACGCCAAGAACGCAGCCGGTGAGATCATCGCGACCGCCGAACTCGACGTGTTGGTCTCCGCCCACATTCAGGACGGCCTGGAGTGGGTCCGACCGGCCTCTCGCGGCTGGTATAGCCCCAAGATCCGCATGCGCACGCGCCGCCTCAACCCCGAGATTATCTCGGTCGACTACGAGGTCGAGGACAAAGCGGTCTGCCGCTCCGACAACCCTGACACTAACTTCGCCTGCACCCATAAATTCAGCCAACGCGGCTGGGTCGAGATCACGGCGGTCGGCTACGACACCAAAGAGCAACTGAGCGACCCGGCCGAGCGCGAAGCGCACACCATCGCCAAGGTCAAAATCAAGGTCTTCATCACCAACGAGGACGGCACGGTCCCCGGCTATGAGCTCGGCGATGACGATGAACCCCTGCCCGGCTCGGGCAGTGACGGCGGCGGCAGCGCGCCGGGCGGCGGCGGCGAAGCCGACTCCGCTATGGCCGAGAAGCTCGCGGTCCAGGGCGGCCAATGCTCCGGCGTGGGCAACGGCGGCATGGCCGCTCGCTGCAGCAACGGCCGAGGCGGCTATTCCACCGGACAATGCTGGGGCTTTGTAAAAGCCGCGGTCATTCGCTCCGGCCTGGCAACCCGCGCCGACATCGACCGCCTCGCCGCCAAGGTCGGCATGAGCGCCTATCAGGTCCAGGTCAGCGCCTCCGGCTTCACCCACGCCGCCGACCGCGCCAGCCCCGAGGCCCTGGCCTCGACTATGGGCCTTAAAAAGATCGACGTCCCGCCGTCCCAGGCCCCCCGCGGCGCCATCATCGGTTGGTTCGCCGGCTGCCGCGGCTACCACGCCACCTATGGCCATATCGAGGTCGCCATGGGCGACGGGTATGCCTGCTCGGACTTCTGCGGCCCCGTGGGCAACGCGAGCTGCGGACGTGTCTTCGTGCCGATCAAATAGACCCTAGACGAACCCACGGCGCCGGCTTGACCGCCGGCGCCGCTTCCAAATTGCTCATCAATCGCCGAGGAATTCAGGCCATGAAAAATATATCCACCGACTTACGCACACTCCTTGCCCCCTCTAAATCAGGCATCTCGATCGCGCTGCTCGCCCTGGCCCTCGCCGGCTTTGGCTGCGAGGACTCGAAGGTCGTCGGCCAAACCACCGGCAAGAATAATGGCACACAAACTCAACGCGATGTCGGCGGCACCGGCGAGGTTGACGACGCCGGCCACGGCCACGACGAAGATGTCACGCTCATCGCCCCCGGCTTCGTCAACGGCTCCTGGCGCGTCGGCGCCGCCGAGGACCAGTCCCTGATCGTCAACCTTGACCTCATCCAGGAGGACGGCGCCACCGAAGTCGAGGGCTATTATACCATGAGCATGCTCGCCGAGAACGGCGCCGCCGACAAAGGCGGCGACATCATGAGCTCCTCCACCTTCGACGGCACCACGCTCACCGTCCAGTGGAACCCGACCCAAAACGAGAACGAAATCTATACCATCGAGGCGACCAAACAGGACGAAAATAACTTCACCGGAACCCTGAGCGCCCTGGTCTTTACCGACGTTAATCAAGAGATTCGCATCAGCCGATACCCCGGCTCCCCGAGCACCGACGGAGAAGGCGAGGAGACCGCCGGTGATATCGACGCCGGCCAGCAGGGCGGCGCCGGCGGCTGAGGTCGCCCGAGCAAATATCCCCTGAGCACAAGAGCGCCCGTCCACCAAATAGACGGGCGCTCTTTTATGCTCTAAGCTGAGCGCGCAACTCCGTGATTTCGCTTCACTTCTGCCAGCACGCCGATCCCCAAATGAGCTCATCCTCCGAACAAAAAATCCTGCGCGTCGGCACCGTCATCGCAGGCAAATACCGCATCGACAAGGCCATCGCACGCGGCGGCTTCAGCGTCATTTATCGCGCCACGCATATCGAAATGAAGCGCCCGGTGGGGCTCAAGATCCCCACCATCGCCGAGGATATCAAAGCCTCCTGGCTGGAGCGCTTCACCCGCGAGGCGCGCCTGGCCAGCCAACTGACTCACCCCAACACCGTCACGATTTACGACTACGGCCAGGACCCCCACGGCTTCCTCTATATCGCCATGGAGTGGGTTGAGGGCGTCTCCCTCTACCAATACCTCGACAAGCGCGGGGCGCTGCCGCCGCTGGCGGTAGCGCGACTCAGCGTCCAGATCCTGGCCAGCCTGCAAGAGGCCCATCAACTTCATTTTTTGCACCGCGATCTTAAGCCCTCAAATATCATGCTCACCCGTGATTTTCAGGGCCAGGATATGGTCAAGATCCTGGACTTCGGCATCGCCAAAGACCTGAGCGAGAACGCCGAGAGCCTGGCGCGCATCAC encodes:
- a CDS encoding pilus assembly protein TadG-related protein, coding for MSDGLARFNRDDSGAILLLGLAGILILMMLGWVLYDTGQVSRDKMDVQTAADTAAYSQAAVRARAMNNLAYANIAKRSVVGIHAQYYSLWKGYEKWYTDTCPPDPEDEAAVTLCEENEKIYEAEKDGDYKIFKDKNTKEYYLQDLIAIDNYQRYTHAFTPWWGWAEAVHRAARNGATMASSFPYPASQGPPGRYPLVNAIGDRVLNEVGWSPLVRHTNLVDTLPVMLASHDINYDDGYHFMLENGMGPEHSFYKDERNFNNDAHKAASEGMAGSQDVLDHAFQFFPGIIRTESKDAFGKHGEPWTLFNPAEPARWSLLTSNLVFTYRHEKELFGDMRNKYGYMKKDYSLEDEEKYRSSGYWGMARAEMSFQGGFRTPDLWHPRWTARMRPVALPGEMQKVGVEMSSVYHDMLPFLAFSGILITGSSSIINESFDDLVFMERATRALGHSTVEGITK
- a CDS encoding TadE/TadG family type IV pilus assembly protein — its product is MKRLQSLKTKLTRPMRRFLADEGGATLTEFIITLPIFILIFAGIANLSRLNTAVVRTSGVAYATMWDNALEVQKDTAGIHTSVGHAGSAIKANMTTYRDKQEEDYVHQVVRRETNAQGSGLASKGTLGESEARVRSTHKEIKLRWIHADVTSNIQPIVGDSTYGKRLFDDGSSAPRVSFNSSNGFGTGTTGLTGSKPRLAHATSAHYGEEMGTDTQTVTIAGQQFHIYQYYNTLVSPRWQREDAAGVVARGALKGISAYDNLLGIAETQRLTKQSQTVNKIKGAME
- a CDS encoding N-acetylmuramoyl-L-alanine amidase; protein product: MNSARTHRLARLLLGAACLLALAGCGMTDDEPAAVIPQTSDIYVTQGQEVKTKDISGFCKVQTDRGEKELQEYLANVVSCEAAYSADIEALKAQAIAARSFAMYINHGLKRPLRSSQADQHYACGRPIRALARQAVKETAGVVGQYNGTLVPLFYKAGSEQQTASCRGIGGGATNTEHFITYNEGKRGSAVQGAYGQPSSNDNRGDMSQWGAVCLERKGKKALDILRFYYGADIETVQLQGSCIANTVDEAVLTDGSGAGAQECTSTTERPDIIERSGWGARPPRSLTGKHTPNRFAIHHAVSPNNLSVSGAERIRGFQDYHMDGHGWPDIGYHFLIDRDGKIYRGTAEDRIGAHVGGQNTGNIGISFLGQYQPPSALGIPAAEPTDEALKSAGKLIRYLADKYNIDVKRSVVQGHRENPGQSTSCPGDLLLNQIPKIITYAGSDVLCGRPERPHDEVRDTPKFNLEATNYKYIKIKATADTPAPYPRSVGGFEVDSVFFQTDRSAPAVYASSVASSSDDVTGASGATGPPNNDSCGSRTSNAAVLGVGEEIVLGFPSTFKSGAVISVVQNEFSSMAGCNSGYSAEVWASPDKENWVKIASDISGNISGLSAPASSVHFQTPRDGASYASGNLNLTVDASPDVQHVEYFIGGRSIGTGTDWDSSFRLAHLLEGEGTYKITARAVGSDGQTVATDTVTITLSDAFRFSSPRPGPAGMSALAPKDATFKVIGGPSEIVTVIYESDGYNVGESSQRSSDFRVAYSFDNLSGTDGFRRIIAYAKNAAGEIIATAELDVLVSAHIQDGLEWVRPASRGWYSPKIRMRTRRLNPEIISVDYEVEDKAVCRSDNPDTNFACTHKFSQRGWVEITAVGYDTKEQLSDPAEREAHTIAKVKIKVFITNEDGTVPGYELGDDDEPLPGSGSDGGGSAPGGGGEADSAMAEKLAVQGGQCSGVGNGGMAARCSNGRGGYSTGQCWGFVKAAVIRSGLATRADIDRLAAKVGMSAYQVQVSASGFTHAADRASPEALASTMGLKKIDVPPSQAPRGAIIGWFAGCRGYHATYGHIEVAMGDGYACSDFCGPVGNASCGRVFVPIK